TGTCGCTAATCGCAGGACAGTACAGGAAAAAATATTGCTTTTCTTAGTTTATATCGGTATGCTTGTTCTACCTGTAATCTATGTTTTTTCTCCTTGGTTGAAAGTTGCCGATTATGAGTTACCATTATGGGCAAATTGGTTGGGAGTTGCTACTTTTGCGATCGCACTTTGGTTATTTTGGCGTTCTCATCATGACCTCGGTAAAAATTGGTCCCCCACCCTGGAACTACGAGAGGGACATACACTAATTACCTATGGCATCTATCAATACATTCGTCACCCCATGTATACATCTATTTTCTTGTGGTGTATCGCACAAGCACTATTAATTCCAAACTGGATCGCA
The nucleotide sequence above comes from Gloeocapsa sp. PCC 73106. Encoded proteins:
- a CDS encoding protein-S-isoprenylcysteine O-methyltransferase yields the protein MDTLTLKILYMIGLVSCFVIRFPHQKETKTNQIVANRRTVQEKILLFLVYIGMLVLPVIYVFSPWLKVADYELPLWANWLGVATFAIALWLFWRSHHDLGKNWSPTLELREGHTLITYGIYQYIRHPMYTSIFLWCIAQALLIPNWIAGSAGIVSFGIMYILRVGNEENMMLEQFGDDYKMYMGQTKRLVPYVL